Proteins encoded by one window of Aspergillus puulaauensis MK2 DNA, chromosome 4, nearly complete sequence:
- the atg2 gene encoding putative autophagy regulatory protein Atg2 (BUSCO:EOG092602MO;~COG:U;~EggNog:ENOG410PG7X;~InterPro:IPR026885,IPR026849,IPR026886,IPR015412;~PFAM:PF13329,PF09333;~go_process: GO:0006914 - autophagy [Evidence IEA];~go_process: GO:0030242 - autophagy of peroxisome [Evidence IEA]), with amino-acid sequence MAYFLPSFFQKRLLKYALSRLEFVDTEALDPDNLGIRWGQRSTVELRDVGLRLEKLATILHLPTSSKLLSARIRFLKLTIPADIYSSGIICEASGIEVHLRLPSEKEAFAAKDNIFSVTETIIPNPTDLAASFLQTEPKEEKEELQAAISSRSEILHRSESISDDEEELGLGNETVSLPSFVASFLKGVSDRLQVHVDDISIRLDVETKQDGPSKRQPEEKPDLISGLLTVRQVSVGAVTTASAEDERPLHLGKRPVSLSGIDLSLISEPVVFSNYSRFTTPTSPTTPIPSKSSRPSSPASSIPPAPSSVSSSTHAMMASTIFEPAQHSITPAEDEPRLPRLEESVYTYDGRFSDADTEENRSYRHLGESQNFSDEEKLLDDPTYLDSVIDSHLQDDDPESFDDVPPYFTQDNTDESTPRLQDSGLQIFGAGALPLRPTSNSGTVASEPNIQNSQSPHYGDGVYSRTSVPNLSPQQAGDIANNKDPASQLIPENPSETSSSSSASGYFNDEQLSESKLFSNEEAQSMYMSAMSHDSDSRSFVPNIPGGWESPESTLTDISHHAQPDEATGVSHGEQDTTPVSTPKPADLEETNPLGQSAFSNARDVYTEATDKSSIKSSSDVNETTDIAKRFFHIDRVTIWIPSTKHGEQDTSDSFHSEPGSHNLKDTSAHLAASHMGEKSVSFKAPPYLRPRRDSQDSAFTDNDIKSDAKPDLQSSALDNNITIDISCVEIQFDISIGWLVVKFGQRIFQSFGGNEQTTANRKPPKTDVQDPQALSLTLNKFSIKFVEHVPGNPFPPQKQPMPSTSFLDFLHDDIVLQASASGLKATFSSSPTVTKFHAELSKLTIGFASEDLMSFSEDLKMRESTRDVQSPVSNDISFTLSRSREHATLSVSTLPLFINLNIPRLDEVLGWFGGLSTIMELGGSISSISGNKGPKKESPKRARGVRFEGSSPPPARSQNTGAPWKVNARVGGIALDITGENHYLTLRTTAAKIVSRFEGIAVQIDKAKLSGPCSLHDSRDAPAKVSLNNIRVEYLYTPKEPDLDRLLSLITPSKDKYDEDDDIMIDTLFRQRKQGSVLRATVSGTKVVVTRPELEPLQQLGEELGRLSNVTKYLPEDDRPGILTLALLKEVEIRLHAGGKIGTITANLEHAEAAHISIPSLVAAQLNSISVFRNGNEELVGEALPRPPGSIAVPALMVRFIADEMDPTIKVKLHNLRVEYSIPAITALLGISDDMTSGDVAANMASSLANIAELHPPPQESPKVESSGDSVKPTKIKLDMRDCVIGLNPRGASARGLLVLTHSTFGGTIQDILSSEATLDLRKAFIMIIDNVDNIDTGSNLNRRKPITAPQGVQVQTFADMGYVLVSSISSATATVKIMRLGDDGTKSIDVEVRDDLLILETCADSTQTLISIMNGLQPPSPPSQGIKYRTEVVPIQDMLDSFSGDAYAAQFSGDGTGNIDDNARPGVIERAGIPEDDELDYVTDFYPQPPPDLPAFGSNELGDSFQSQYHMSSSVSELDFREDHFAQKSSVGGTAHRWDSVQNTYGLSDDSKLENSPLRIRVRDAHVIWNLFDGYDWQRTRDTISNAVKNVEQKAIERRHNSRSPPGFEEEEEDVIGDCLFNSIYIGIPANKDPSELRGEINRNIDDLASETGSYATTSTVTTTRQNASPTVKGKRLRLSRSRNHKMTFELKGIGVDMIVFPPGSGETVSSLDVRVKELEIFDHVPTSTWKKFATYMREAGEKESGASMVHLEILTVKPVTELGASELVLKATVLPLRLHVDQDALDFLTRFFEFRDDSAPPGSPQEPPFLQRSEVNAIPVKLDFKPKRVDYAGLRSGRTTELMNFFILEEADMVLKHVIAYGQLGFDKLGQTLNDVWMPEIKSHQLPGILGALAPIRSLVNVGSGMRDLVVVPMREYRKDGRIVRSIQKGAFAFAKTTSNELVKLGAKLAIGTQTVLQDAEELLTTTPARKPTGGDEDEMSEEEVAKKISLYADQPVGVVQGLRGAFRGLERDLVLTRDAIIAVPGEVQESGSAKAAARAVLKRAPTLILRPAIGVSKAVGQTLLGAGNSMDPSNRRKIEDKYKRH; translated from the exons ATGGCCTACTTTTTACCTTCATTTTTCCAAAAGCGCTTACTCAAATACGCCCTCTCTCGTCTGGAATTTGTGGATACAGAAGCCTTAGATCCTGACAACCTGGGTATACGCTGGGGACAGCGAAGTACCGTTGAGCTTCGTGATGTCGGTTTGCGACTGGAG AAACTAGCTACGATCCTTCACCTTCCGACGTCAAGCAAACTGCTTAGTGCCCGAATTCGGTTTCTAAAACTCACCATTCCGGCTGATATCTACAGCAGTGGGATCATCTGCGAGGCAAGCGGAATCGAGGTCCACCTACGGCTGCCATCAGAGAAGGAAGCTTTTGCTGccaaagataatattttCAGCGTTACTGAGACTATCATCCCGAATCCAACCGATCTTGCCGCGTCATTCCTCCAGACCGAACCtaaggaggagaaagaagaactTCAAGCGGCCATCTCATCCCGATCCGAGATATTACATCGTTCGGAATCTATtagtgacgacgaggaagaactAGGGCTAGGAAATGAAACCGTATCGCTGCCGAGTTTTGTCGCCTCCTTTTTGAAGGGCGTTTCAGACCGCTTGCAGGTTCATGTGGATGACATCTCAATAAGGCTTGATGTGGAAACAAAGCAAGATGGGCCGAGTAAGAGGCAACCGGAGGAGAAGCCTGATCTGATTTCAGGACTCTTGACTGTTCGCCAAGTCAGTGTGGGTGCCGTTACCACGGCttctgctgaagatgaacgTCCTTTACACTTGGGGAAACGGCCAGTTTCCCTCTCCGGAATCGACCTTTCTCTTATCTCCGAGCCTGTAGTTTTCTCGAACTACTCCCGATTCACTACGCCGACCTCTCCAACTACTCCTATCCCCTCAAAGTCAAGCCGGCCGTCGAGCCCGGCCTCTTCGATTCCGCCTGCGCCGTCTTCGGTGTCCAGCTCTACCCACGCCATGATGGCATCGACTATCTTCGAGCCTGCCCAGCATAGCATAACCCCTGCCGAAGACGAACCTCGCCTTCCCAGGCTTGAAGAATCTGTCTATACGTACGACGGCAGGTTCTCTGACGCGGATACAGAGGAGAATAGGAGCTACAGACATCTTGGGGAATCGCAGAATTTCTCGGATGAGGAGAAATTATTGGACGATCCTACGTACCTTGATTCCGTGATTGATTCTCATCTCCAGGACGATGACCCCGAAAGTTTTGATGATGTTCCACCCTACTTCACCCAAGACAATACTGATGAAAGCACGCCACGACTACAAGACTCGGGCTTGCAAATATTCGGAGCGGGTGCTTTGCCCTTAAGGCCTACTAGTAACTCAGGCACAGTGGCCTCGGAACCCAATATACAAAACAGCCAAAGCCCACACTATGGAGACGGGGTTTATTCTCGAACATCAGTGCCCAACTTATCACCCCAACAAGCTGGAGACATTGCAAATAATAAGGATCCTGCATCGCAGCTTATCCCAGAGAACCCGTCGGAAACCAGTAGCTCAAGTTCGGCATCTGGTTATTTTAATGATGAACAACTGTCAGAATCAAAATTGTTTTCCAACGAAGAAGCACAAAGCATGTACATGAGCGCTATGAGTCATGACTCCGATTCAAGAAGCTTTGTACCCAATATCCCAGGTGGATGGGAGTCTCCTGAAAGCACATTGACCGATATTTCTCATCATGCCCAGCCTGATGAGGCAACAGGAGTCAGCCATGGTGAGCAGGATACGACACCTGTATCAACACCTAAGCCTGCAGATCTTGAAGAAACGAACCCCTTGGGGCAATCTGCTTTCAGCAACGCCCGTGACGTATACACCGAGGCAACTGATAAGAGCTCCATCAAATCTTCTTCAGATGTAAACGAAACCACGGATATAGCAAAGCGCTTCTTCCATATTGACCGGGTCACGATATGGATACCCTCCACAAAACATGGAGAACAAGATACATCCGACTCATTTCACTCCGAGCCGGGGAGCCACAACCTTAAGGATACCAGCGCACACTTGGCGGCTTCTCACATGGGAGAGAAATCGGTGTCCTTCAAGGCTCCCCCGTATTTACGACCTCGTCGTGATTCACAAGACTCGGCATTCACCGATAACGATATTAAGTCTGATGCAAAACCTGACCTTCAATCATCTGCCctagataataatatcaCAATTGATATCTCCTGTGTCGAAATTCAATTCGATATATCAATTGGATGGCTAGTTGTTAAGTTCGGCCAAAGAATTTTCCAATCCTTTGGTGGAAATGAACAAACCACCGCGAACCGAAAGCCACCCAAGACGGATGTTCAAGATCCGCAGGCCCTCAGTCTTACGCTCAATAAATTTTCTATCAAGTTCGTCGAACACGTCCCCGGGAACCCGTTCCCGCCACAGAAGCAGCCGATGCCCTCTACCAGCTTTCTCGATTTCTTGCATGATGATATCGTGCTCCAGGCTTCAGCGTCTGGTCTGAAGGCAACCTTCTCAAGTTCTCCAACTGTAACAAAATTCCATGCTGAATTGTCTAAACTCACTATTGGATTTGCATCTGAAGATTTGATGTCCTTTAGCGAGGATTTGAAAATGCGCGAGTCCACAAGGGACGTCCAGTCGCCAGTCAGCAATGATATTTCCTTCACATTGAGCAGATCCCGAGAGCATGCAACCCTCAGCGTATCTACGCTTCCACTTTTTATTAATCTCAATATTCCGCGGTTAGACGAAGTTCtaggttggtttggtggCCTGAGCACGATAATGGAACTTGGTGGCTCGATATCATCGATATCTGGGAATAAGGGACCAAAGAAAGAGTCACCAAAACGGGCTCGAGGCGTCCGCTTTGAGGGATCATCTCCGCCCCCAGCCAGGTCTCAGAATACCGGTGCGCCGTGGAAGGTGAATGCGCGAGTTGGCGGCATCGCCTTGGATATAACAGGAGAGAACCATTATCTCACGTTGCGGACGACAGCTGCCAAAATAGTCAGCAGATTCGAAGGTATAGCGGTTCAGATTGACAAGGCAAAGCTCAGCGGGCCGTGCTCTCTTCACGATTCGAGAGATGCCCCAGCGAAGGTCAGCCTCAACAACATTCGCGTGGAGTACCTGTATACTCCAAAAGAACCTGATCTTGATCGACTCCTGTCTCTGATCACTCCGTCGAAGGATAAgtacgatgaagacgatgacaTTATGATCGACACTCTTTTCAGACAACGAAAGCAAGGCTCTGTCCTTCGTGCCACTGTTTCGGGAACGAAAGTGGTTGTCACGCGCCCGGAACTGGAGCCACTTCAACAACTAGGGGAGGAGCTAGGGAGGTTATCTAATGTTACCAAATATTTGCCTGAGGATGACCGCCCTGGAATTCTGACGTTGGCTTTGCTTAAAGAGGTTGAAATTCGCTTGCACGCCGGTGGAAAGATTGGCACTATCACAGCAAACCTTGAACACGCTGAAGCCGCCCATATCAGCATCCCGTCCCTTGTGGCAGCTCAACTCAACTCGATAAGCGTTTTCAGAAATGGGAACGAGGAGCTTGTCGGAGAAGCACTACCAAGACCCCCCGGGTCTATTGCCGTTCCAGCCTTGATGGTCCGCTTTATTGCCGACGAGATGGACCCTACGATAAAGGTCAAACTTCACAACCTTCGCGTTGAATACTCAATACCGGCTATAACAGCGCTGCTCGGGATAAGTGATGACATGACATCGGGTGATGTTGCAGCCAACATGGCTAGCTCCCTGGCAAATATCGCCGAGCTacatccaccaccacaagAGAGCCCCAAGGTGGAAAGCTCTGGGGATTCGGTCAAGCCTACAAAGATCAAATTAGACATGCGAGACTGTGTTATTGGTCTCAACCCTCGCGGAGCATCTGCGAGAGGCCTTCTTGTTCTGACCCACTCTACCTTTGGTGGCACTATTCAAGACATTCTGTCATCGGAAGCCACTCTAGATCTACGAAAGGCATTCATAATGATCATCGATAATGTGGACAATATCGACACGGGAAGTAATTTGAACCGACGAAAGCCAATCACTGCCCCGCAAGGCGTCCAAGTTCAGACCTTTGCGGATATGGGCTACGTCTTGGTctcttcaatatcttcaGCGACAGCTACCGTGAAGATAATGCGCCTGGGCGATGATGGGACGAAATCTATTGATGTGGAGGTTCGCGATGATCTGCTGATCCTTGAGACATGCGCAGATTCGACGCAAActctcatcagcatcatgaACGGACTCCAGCCTCCAAGTCCACCTAGTCAAGGCATAAAGTATCGGACTGAAGTCGTCCCAATCCAAGATATGCTGGATTCGTTCAGCGGGGATGCATATGCTGCGCAATTTTCAGGGGATGGCACCGGAAATATCGACGACAATGCTAGACCGGGGGTCATCGAAAGGGCTGGAATCCCGGAGGACGACGAACTTGACTACGTTACTGATTTCTATCCCCAGCCACCACCAGACCTACCAGCGTTCGGATCCAACGAGCTTGGGGACAGCTTCCAATCACAGTACCATATGTCATCCAGCGTCTCTGAGCTTGATTTTCGGGAGGACCACTTCGCCCAGAAATCCTCAGTGGGAGGTACAGCACATAGGTGGGACTCTGTACAAAACACTTATGGGCTATCGGACGATTCAAAGCTTGAAAATAGCCCATTACGTATCAGGGTTCGAGATGCACATGTGATTTGGAACCTCTTCGATGGATATGACTGGCAGCGGACGAGGGACACGATATCGAATGCCGTCAAGAATGTAGAGCAAAAGGCCATCGAACGTCGCCACAACAGCAGATCACCCCCAGGttttgaggaagaagaggaagatgtcATTGGTGATTGCCTGTTCAACTCGATCTACATCGGCATACCTGCCAATAAGGACCCAAGTGAGCTTCGTGGTGAGATCAACCGCAACATCGACGATCTTGCCAGTGAGACTGGCAGTTATGCAACCACCAGTACAGTCACCACGACACGGCAAAACGCCTCACCCACTGTAAAGGGGAAGAGGCTGCGCTTATCCCGAAGCAGGAACCATAAAATGACCTTCGAGCTGAAGGGTATCGGTGTGGATATGATTGTTTTCCCGCCAGGTTCAGGAGAGACGGTGAGCTCATTGGACGTCCGAGTCAAAGAACTTGAAATATTTGACCATGTACCGACCTCGACGTGGAAGAAATTCGCCACCTACATGCGTGAAGCAGGTGAAAAAGAATCTGGTGCTAGTATGGTCCATCTCGAGATCCTGACAGTGAAGCCTGTGACAGAACTTGGTGCATCAGAATTAGTACTCAAG GCGACCGttctccctcttcgtcttcacgTTGACCAGGATGCACTCGATTTTCTTACTCGATTCTTCGAGTTCCGAGACGACTCGGCGCCTCCTGGATCTCCCCAGGAACCACCATTCCTCCAGCGATCAGAGGTCAATGCCATTCCCGTCAAGCTCGATTTCAAGCCAAAACGAGTGGATTATGCAGGCCTTAGGTCGGGCCGCACGACAGAGTTGATGAATTTCTTTATCTTGGAAGAGGCTGATATGGTGTTGAAACATGTCATTGCCTATGGACAACTTGGCTTCGACAAACTTGGGCAGACGCTAAACGATGTTTGGATGCCAGAGATCAAGAGTCACCAACTCCCAGGAATTCTTGGTGCGTTGGCCCCCATCAGGTCCCTGGTCAACGTGGGAAGTGGTATGAGggatctggtggtggtccCTATGCGAGAGTACAGGAAAGATGGCCGCATTGTGCGCAGCATCCAGAAGGGAGCTTTTGCGTTTGCCAAAACCACGTCCAATGAGCTTGTAAAGCTGGGTGCCAAACTTGCTATTGGGACGCAAACAGTGCTCCAGGATGCAGAGGAGCTTCTGACAACCACACCAGCCAGGAAACCAACAGgaggcgacgaagatgaaatgTCTGAAGAGGAAGTGGCCAAGAAAATCTCGCTGTATGCCGACCAGCCGGTTGGCGTCGTACAGGGCCTTCGAGGAGCGTTCAGGGGATTGGAACGCGACCTTGTCCTGACGCGGGATGCGATCATTGCCGTGCCTGGAGAGGTACAGGAGAGTGGTAGCGCTAAGGCTGCTGCGAGGGCAGTTTTGAAACGAGCGCCGACGCTGATTCTTCGACCAGCGATTGGCGTATCCAAAGCCGTCGGACAGACGTTACTCGGAGCAGGGAATTCAATGGACCCCAGCAATCGTCGCAAAATTGAAGAT AAATATAAGCGGCACTAG
- a CDS encoding putative CECR1 family adenosine deaminase (COG:F;~EggNog:ENOG410PFVF;~InterPro:IPR001365,IPR032466;~go_function: GO:0019239 - deaminase activity [Evidence IEA]) has protein sequence MESDNSLWESEEGVPHIDDPFIQRFLAGRLSLIQREESQRHDANLHNALPPVAKKACEIVSQVCARELAQLQQAGYPSDGIPHPSLMSDTAKARLGESDLWKIVRHLPKGSLLHAHLPAMVDTDFLIDQAFATSGIHISAPKPLVTQRDYQDAPFTIQYCSGSTDPTEKPAPWADDYEPSTQIELKSAAASFPDGGEAGFRRWLKSRCTLTSQQSHNVPRGSRAISDFFNVRLPVINSIFQYEPILRACLRQILSQLAADGIRYVEFRVAFNFQYTLEGRDKPEEDYVEWFRIFDEEVERFKASEEGKKFYDARVIWATMRRLSNKEIGLSMQQCLLAKEEFPDSICGFDLLGVESDERPLNDLVPILFWFRARCAEAGGRGRRADEGMEIPFIFHAGHCLGDGDQADDNLFDTVLLGTRRISQGLSLYKHPLLIDVLKQKNILIECSPSSSACLGLTSSFQSHPLPALLSRGVSVAIANDSPGVFGLGANGLSSEFYQALLAFNSMGLSGLTMMAENSVRWSCYEDQSSKEWATDLQEAILGESIKAARLREFYTDFQKFCEWVVETFEEKYNLE, from the exons ATGGAGTCGGATAATAGTTTATGGGAGTCTGAAGAAGGCGTTCCCCATATTGACGACCCCTTCATTCAACGCTTCCTCGCTGGCCGTCTTTCTTTGATCCAGCGTGAGGAGTCGCAGCGACATG ATGCCAACCTCCATAATGCCCTGCCCCCGGTGGCCAAAAAAGCATGCGAGATCGTCTCCCAAGTATGTGCCCGGGAATTGGCACAGCTCCAGCAAGCTGGTTACCCGTCAGACGGCATCCCCCATCCGAGCCTCATGTCCGACACGGCAAAGGCACGGCTAGGGGAGTCCGATCTTTGGAAGATTGTACGACATCTACCCAAGGGTTCTCTTCTGCACGCTCATTTGCCAGCTATGGTCGATACGGACTTTCTTATCGACCAAGCGTTTGCTACCTCGGGAATCCACATATCTGCTCCAAAGCCACTGGTAACGCAGCGCGACTACCAAGACGCGCCGTTCACTATTCAATATTGCTCTGGTTCTACGGATCCTACAGAGAAGCCTGCGCCGTGGGCAGATGACTATGAGCCATCGACTCAGATTGAGCTGAAGagtgctgctgcttccttcCCCGATGGGGGTGAAGCAGGGTTCCGTAGATGGCTTAAAAGTCGTTGCACCCTAACATCCCAACAGTCACACAATGTCCCACGTGGCAGCAGAGCAATATCGGACTTCTTCAACGTCCGCTTACCTGTCATCAATTCGATCTTTCAATACGAACCCATCTTGCGAGCCTGCCTCCGTCAGATTCTCTCACAGCTGGCCGCGGATGGGATAAGGTATGTCGAGTTCAGAGTCGCGTTTAATTTCCAATACACTCTGGAAGGACGTGATAAACCAGAAGAGGATTACGTCGAGTGGTTCCGCATCTtcgatgaagaagtcgagcGCTTCAAGGCTTCTGAAGAAGGCAAGAAATTCTATGACGCGCGGGTGATATGGGCCACCATGCGCAGGTTATCAAACAAGGAGATTGGCTTAAGCATGCAGCAGTGCCTTCTGGCAAAGGAAGAATTCCCTGATTCGATCTGCGGGTTTGATTTACTTGGGGTCGAAAGTGATGAGAGGCCACTCAATGATCTAGTACCGATTCTGTTTTGGTTCCGTGCACGCTGCGCTGAAGCAGgtggccgtggtcgtcgCGCGGACGAGGGAATGGAGATCCCATTTATATTCCATGCTGGCCACTGCCTGGGCGATGGAGACCAAGCGGACGATAATCTATTCGACACAGTCTTGTTAGGCACCCGAAGAATCAGCCAAGGTCTCTCACTATATAAACACCCTTTGCTCATTGACGTGCTCAAGCAAAAGAATATCTTGATTGAATGTTCACCGAGTTCAAGCGCATGCCTCGGCCtcaccagcagcttccaaTCTCATCCGCTTCCAGCTCTTCTATCTCGTGGAGTGTCTGTTGCCATCGCCAACGACTCGCCAGGCGTCTTCGGGCTTGGAGCGAATGGTCTGTCATCAGAGTTCTACCAAGCTTTGCTTGCATTCAACAGCATGGGCCTCAGTGGTCTCACGATGATGGCGGAGAACTCGGTTCGTTGGAGCTGCTACGAAGATCAGTCTTCGAAAGAATGGGCAACAGACCTCCAAGAAGCGATCCTCGGGGAGAGCATCAAAGCTGCTCGCTTACGCGAATTTTACACTGATTTTCAGAAATTCTGTGAGTGGGTGGTTGAGACCTTCGAAGAAAAGTATAATCTTGAGTGA
- a CDS encoding NupC/NupG family nucleoside CNT transporter (COG:F,P;~EggNog:ENOG410PFWI;~InterPro:IPR011657,IPR008276,IPR002668;~PFAM:PF07662,PF01773;~TransMembrane:11 (i91-115o121-146i167-187o199-216i223-243o284-304i316-341o361-381i448-472o484-504i582-605o);~go_component: GO:0016020 - membrane [Evidence IEA];~go_function: GO:0005337 - nucleoside transmembrane transporter activity [Evidence IEA];~go_process: GO:1901642 - nucleoside transmembrane transport [Evidence IEA]), which translates to MTAEKVLDGVALREPATTNPSQDAIRRSSELGPRGMDSGDNFGYSKEEMTEKKAIPESHPVDSTSEPSGQDVEGGGRKAALKSRLRRYYSLYFRHILYAVIWLLFTGWWITGLILHRKLGWVVPFLLYLAITLRLIFLYVPISILTRPMRYVWSNTASRFVALIPEHLRVPAGALLTIAVILVGTFASAEAPGNKREDRAVSLFGLVVFIFCLWLSSKNRKKIIWHTVIVGMLVQFIVALFVLRTQVGFDIFNFISGLARDLLGFAQKGVDFLTDENFLEGHNYFLVSVVPAIIFFVSLVQLLYYAGVLQWAIRKLAVFFFWAMRVSGAEAVVAAASPFIGQGESAMLIKPFIAHCTMAEIHQIMCSGYATIAGSVLIAYIQLGVSGQALVSSCVMSIPASLACSKLRWPEEEETLTAGRVIIPEEQEDRPANLLDAFSKGAWLGIKIAGMITATLLCIISLIGLIDGLLTWWGRYLGINDPPLTLDLIVGYICYPIAFLLGVSRDGDILKVAKLIGLKLVANEFVAYKALKEETEYEDLSPRSQIIVTYALAGFANIGSLGNQIGVLAQLAPSRSGDVSRVAVSAMLTGALSTFTSAAIAGLLIQNDEQYLS; encoded by the exons ATGACAGCCGAGAAAGTCTTAGACGGCGTAGCCCTCCGAGAGCcagccaccaccaacccTTCACAGGATGCTATCAGACGATCCTCTGAGTTGGGGCCGCGAGGGATGGACTCGGGCGACAACTTCGGATACTCGAAGGAAGAGATGACAGAGAAAAAGGCGATACCAGAGTCGCATCCTGTGGATAGTACTAGTGAGCCAAGTGGACAAGatgtcgaaggaggagggcgCAAGGCTGCCCTCAAATCGCGACTTCGCCGCTATTACAGCCTGTATTTCAGGCACATCTTATATGCAGTGATCTGGCTTTTGTTCACCGG GTGGTGGATTACTGGCCTTATTCTCCACCGGAAGCTGGGCTGGGTGGTTCCGTTTCTGCTTTATCTCGCCATCACGCTTCGGCTCATCTTCCTCTATGTGCCAATCTCGATCCTCACGCGGCCAATGCGTTATGTATGGAGCAACACCGCGAGCCGATTTGTTGCTCTAATACCTGAACATCTGCGCGTCCCAGCTGGTGCTTTATTGACCATTGCTGTCATCTTAGTCGGCACCTTTGCGTCGGCCGAGGCGCCAGGGAACAAGAGAGAGGATCGCGCAGTTAGCTTATTCGGTCTTGTGGTGTTCATATTTTGCCTCTGGCTTAGCTCCAAAAAtcggaagaagatcattTGGCACACCGTCATTGTGGGTATGCTGGTTCAATTCATCGTCGCGCTTTTCGTTCTCCGCACCCAAGTTGGTTTCgatatcttcaacttcatctccGGTTTAGCTCGCGATCTCCTGGGGTTTGCACAGAAAGGAGTGGACTTTCTGACCGATGAGAACTTCTTGGAAGGCCACAACTATTTCCTGGTATCCGTTGTCCCGGCCATTATATTCTTTGTTTCTCTTGTCCAGCTTCTTTACTACGCAGGCGTCCTACAGTGGGCCATCCGCAAACTCGCagtgttcttcttctgggccaTGCGCGTCTCCGGTGCTGAGGCTGTGGTAGCAGCAGCCTCTCCATTCATCGGCCAAGGAGAATCTGCCATGCTGATCAAGCCCTTCATTGCCCATTGCACTATGGCTGAGATTCACCAAATCATGTGCTCCGGTTACGCCACTATTGCAGGTTCCGTCCTAATCGCCTATATCCAGCTAGGCGTCAGTGGACAGGCACTTGTCTCGTCCTGTGTGATGAGTATTCCAGCGTCCCTCGCATGTTCGAAACTGCGGTGgcccgaggaggaagaaaccCTTACAGCTGGCCGCGTCATCATACCCGAGGAACAGGAGGATAGACCTGCAAATCTCCTCGATGCATTCTCCAAGGGTGCCTGGCTCGGTATCAAGATTGCTGGCATGATCACCGCCACCCTCCTCTGCATCATCTCCCTTATCGGCCTCATCGATGGCCTTCTCACCTGGTGGGGTCGCTACCTAGGCATCAACGACCCCCCGCTAACCCTCGACCTTATCGTCGGGTACATCTGCTACCCAATTgccttcctcctcggcgttTCACGCGACGGCGACATCCTCAAGGTCGCAAAGCTCATTGGCCTCAAACTCGTCGCT AACGAATTCGTTGCCTACAAAGCCCTGAAAGAGGAGACAGAATACGAGGACCTCTCCCCCCGCTCCCAGATCATCGTTACCTACGCACTCGCCGGCTTCGCAAACATCGGCTCCCTGGGTAACCAAATCGGTGTACTTGCGCAGCTTGCACCCAGTCGATCGGGCGATGTGTCGCGCGTCGCCGTCTCCGCTATGCTTACCGGTGCACTCAGCACATTCACCTCTGCGGCAATCGCGGGGCTTCTTATCCAGAACGATGAGCAGTATCTTTCATAG